Proteins co-encoded in one Phycodurus eques isolate BA_2022a chromosome 21, UOR_Pequ_1.1, whole genome shotgun sequence genomic window:
- the hacd1 gene encoding very-long-chain (3R)-3-hydroxyacyl-CoA dehydratase 1, with the protein MASSDEDGVAASDEKENNNKKGVKGTVATAWLTFYNIAMTAGWLVLAMAMMRFYMQKGTHKGLYRSIARTLKFFQTFALVEVGHCAIGLVRTSVIVTGVQVSSRIFMVWFVTNSIRQIQNEESVVLFLVVWTLTEITRYSYYTFNLLHHLPYFIKWARYTLFIVLYPLGVVGELLTIHSALPFVRRSGMYSMRLPNKYNVSFDYYYCLVVIMLSYIPLFPQLFFHMLRQRRRVLHGEVIVEKDD; encoded by the exons ATGGCGTCCAGCGACGAGGACGGCGTCGCGGCGTCGGACGagaaggaaaacaacaacaagaaaggCGTCAAAGGCACTGTGGCCACCGCGTGGCTCACCTTCTACAACATCGCCATGACGGCCGG GTGGTTGGTCCTGGCCATGGCGATGATGCGCTTCTACATGCAGAAAGGCACACACAAGGGCCTGTACAGAAGTATAGCCAGGACCCTCAAGTTCTTCCAGACTTTTGCTTTAGTCGAG GTGGGACACTGCGCCATCG GCCTGGTTAGGACATCGGTGATCGTCACCGGGGTGCAAGTGAGCTCGCGCATCTTCATGGTGTGGTTCGTCACCAACAGCATCAGACAG ATCCAGAACGAAGAGAGCGTGGTCCTCTTTCTGGTGGTGTGGACCCTGACGGAGATCACCAGATATTCCTACTACACCTTCAACCTGCTCCACCACCTGCCGTACTTCATCAAATGGGCCAG ATACACCCTGTTCATCGTGCTGTACCCGCTGGGCGTGGTGGGCGAGCTGCTGACTATCCACTCGGCGCTGCCGTTCGTGCGCCGCTCGGGCATGTACTCCATGAGGCTCCCCAATAAGTACAACGTGTCCTTCGACTACTACTACTGTCTGGTGGTCATCATGCTATCTTACATCCCCT TGTTCCCTCAGCTCTTCTTCCACATGCTGCGGCAGAGGAGGAGGGTGCTCCATGGCGAGGTCATCGTGGAGAAGGACGACTAG
- the LOC133396663 gene encoding transmembrane protein 236-like, whose amino-acid sequence MGSGRTLKLVVCEALQFAGLCVPLFVIMQRFAAIVAKVQGEGGTGGAYWLIVASSVAYVTSATLLVWVPLKYMVFAKKRFLVGRKKWRPVALVFVILSTMPCFAFLIASSEVQIRNKLRHDTFAELPVSLILFSLISMDVVERIRHCRLTGQDNVLERDPDIPSSVLTHVEQVTPIAPAVQGSGMTGTGRAGPSLPPGQVVGSPAVPAGATGQRGGDRTHNGSSRRPETNGTIPGIPGNARRAVRIPESSPHVAQARSGPLRFLCASDARADVFVDGFMFWMDTAEMTRVASHPLVCYSGWVSPIYVFCCLSCLRVVVVPNDPLLSSLGVAFQDLPFLFVRAGLLAIFGLVTPLLYLMKNVLVCLAFVYFNFMTKLRIFNTQRMYL is encoded by the exons ATGGGCTCGGGCCGGACACTGAAGTTGGTGGTGTGCGAGGCGCTGCAGTTTGCCGGCCTGTGTGTGCCGCTCTTTGTGATCATGCAACGCTTCGCTGCCATCGTGGCCAAGGTCCAAGGTGAGGGGGGCACCGGCGGGGCCTACTGGCTCATCGTGGCCTCGTCGGTGGCCTATGTCACGTCCGCCACCCTCCTGGTCTGGGTGCCCCTCAAGTACATGGTGTTCGCCAAGAAGAGATTCCTGGTCGGGAGGAAGAAGTG GAGGCCCGTGGCCCTCGTGTTTGTGATCCTCTCCACGATGCCCTGCTTTGCCTTTCTCATCGCCAGCTCGGAG GTCCAAATCCGCAACAAGCTGCGTCACGACACGTTCGCCGAGTTGCCCGTGTCGCTTATCCTTTTCTCCCTCATTAGCATGGATGTGGTGGAAAGGATACGGCACTGCAGGCTGACGGGACAGG ATAACGTCCTGGAGAGAGATCCCGACATCCCCTCCTCAGTGCTGACGCACGTGGAACAGGTCACCCCCATCGCTCCTGCTGTTCAGGGGTCCGGAATGACGGGCACTGGAAGGGCTGGTCCCAGTTTGCCCCCAGGGCAGGTGGTGGGCTCCCCCGCAGTGCCGGCGGGGGCGACAGGCCAGCGGGGGGGCGACAGAACCCACAACGGCTCCAGCCGTAGACCGGAGACCAACGGCACCATCCCGGGAATACCCGGCAACGCCAGGAGGGCGGTGCGCATTCCGGAATCGAGCCCCCACGTGGCGCAGGCCCGCTCGGGCCCACTGCGGTTCCTGTGCGCCAGCGATGCCCGCGCTGACGTGTTCGTGGACGGCTTCATGTTCTGGATGGACACAGCGGAGATGACTCGGGTGGCGTCCCACCCGCTGGTTTGCTACTCGGGCTGGGTGTCCCCCATTTACGTCTTCTGCTGCCTGTCCTGCCTGCGGGTGGTGGTCGTGCCCAACGACCCGCTGCTGTCCTCGCTGGGCGTCGCCTTCCAGGACCTGCCCTTCCTGTTCGTGCGAGCCGGCCTGCTGGCCATCTTCGGTTTGGTCACGCCGCTGCTCTACCTAATGAAGAATGTGCTGGTGTGCCTGGCCTTCGTCTACTTCAACTTCATGACCAAGCTCAGGATCTTCAACACACAGAGGATGTACTTGTAA